The DNA segment AGCGGTTCACCGGACTTTCCAACACAGCAATTAACAACAACCTTCTCAATTCTGGGTTTAAGCATAGGGTTCTCTTGCCACTTAACCTTAAAGTTCTCGTTCTGCTCAGCTGCTAGCATACGCCTCTTCCTCCACCTCTTCGCTTGGCAATGATATTTTTGCCTCTCTGTCGCCTATGACGAACAAGTAATCTAAAACTGTGGAGTAAACGCCTCCTTTATTATCCTCTATCGTCACGAGACTTTTACGCTTCTTTTGCCCCCTAATTTCCTCAATAGATTTAATAACCCCGTATTTCCCTATGTTTTCCCCATCTATAATTATGCCCATCATGCCTTCTTCTAGCCTTAAATGCTCAAGGATCTCTTGGTTGGGCAGCCCTATTCTCAATGTATCAAGAGTTCTATAAGCATTCCCAGCGGGCTTGCTCGGATCCTCACTGCGTATCAATATGTTTCTTCCATCATGAAGATTAAGTTGAATATGCCCGCCATCAACGGTTGTCTTATCCTCAATCCTGCAGATCTTATAGCTCGCCTCTTCAAAACCTATTTTATGAAGAATTAAACCCTTTCTAGACGGAAGAACCCTATAATAAGCTTTAATCTCAGGGATCGAGACAACATCCATTAATCCAACGGGAAAATGCTCATCACACCTAACCTTTCCGTCAACTAGAACTCTCCCCTGAGCAATAATCTTCTTCGCTTCCCTCATTGTCTCAGCTAAACCTAAAAGATCCCTAATAATTATTCCTAGAGGGATGCAGCGCTCAATAGGGTGAGGGCCTGGGCTAGGTTTAACGGCCCAAACATACTTCTTCCTATGTATGGGCCAGAATGCCGGGGTTGCTTCCCGCTTAAGATGCCTGCTTCCACCCATCTTACCCATCTTTACACACCTTTAACCTCGCTTACAGGCGTTTCCTCAGGCTTTTTAGCTTCCTCAATAAAGCCTCTCCTCTCTAATATTCTTTTCCTAAACTTATCGTCTAGATTCAAGCGTATAATCTCAACGTTAGATGGATGGATCGGAGCGAAGATGGTTGTTCCATCGGCTTTCTGACGGGTTATACCCTCAATAAATATATGATACTTTTTTCTATCAACCCTCACAACTTTCCCCTCAACCCCTTTATAGTCCCCTCTAAGAACTCTAACAGTGTCCCCCTTCCTAATTGGAAGAGACCTTGTGCCATACGTTTCTCTGAGATCGCTTGATAGGTGAGCCGAAAGGATTTTTCCACGGATATGGTTGGGCGCTTGAAAAAGCCTTTTCCTCTGCTTACCCGGCTTAATCGTTTTACTCCTCATTAATAATCCCCCTATATTATTATGCTCGCCGCGCTAGCTATCCTCGGCCACCTTTCCGCAGCCTCTCTAGCCACCGGGCCGCGGATCTCCGACCCACGCATCTCACCTTCAGGCGTTATAATAACCGCGGCGTTATCCTCGAACTGAACCCATATTCCCTCTGGGCGCCTGTAAGGCTTCCTTTGCCTAACTATCACGGCATGGAATATTTTTTTACGCATGTCCGGAGTGCCCTTTCTAACGGAAACCACCACAATGTCTCCTACAGCGGCAGCCGGGGCTCTTCTATGTCTTCCCTTATATCCGATGACTTGAACTAACCTGAGCTCCTTGGCTCCAGAATTATCAGTGCACTTGATTATTGAGCCTGCATTTATCCCCTTACTTATCCTAGTTTTAGGTTTTCCAACACCTTTAGCCTGTAAGCCTCTGGTTTTAGCTTTTGCCGCCATTCTAAGTCACCTCTTTCTGACCTATTTTCTCCACCACAACGAATGAGACTGTCTTGCTTATTGGTCTGCATTCGGCTATTCTCACAACATCGTTTTCCGTCGCATTTATGCATGGAGGGTTGTGGGCCGGTATCC comes from the Candidatus Bathyarchaeia archaeon genome and includes:
- a CDS encoding 50S ribosomal protein L14; its protein translation is MAAKAKTRGLQAKGVGKPKTRISKGINAGSIIKCTDNSGAKELRLVQVIGYKGRHRRAPAAAVGDIVVVSVRKGTPDMRKKIFHAVIVRQRKPYRRPEGIWVQFEDNAAVIITPEGEMRGSEIRGPVAREAAERWPRIASAASIII
- a CDS encoding 30S ribosomal protein S4e, with product MGKMGGSRHLKREATPAFWPIHRKKYVWAVKPSPGPHPIERCIPLGIIIRDLLGLAETMREAKKIIAQGRVLVDGKVRCDEHFPVGLMDVVSIPEIKAYYRVLPSRKGLILHKIGFEEASYKICRIEDKTTVDGGHIQLNLHDGRNILIRSEDPSKPAGNAYRTLDTLRIGLPNQEILEHLRLEEGMMGIIIDGENIGKYGVIKSIEEIRGQKKRKSLVTIEDNKGGVYSTVLDYLFVIGDREAKISLPSEEVEEEAYASS
- the rplX gene encoding 50S ribosomal protein L24, translated to MRSKTIKPGKQRKRLFQAPNHIRGKILSAHLSSDLRETYGTRSLPIRKGDTVRVLRGDYKGVEGKVVRVDRKKYHIFIEGITRQKADGTTIFAPIHPSNVEIIRLNLDDKFRKRILERRGFIEEAKKPEETPVSEVKGV